One segment of Rickettsiella grylli DNA contains the following:
- the gshA gene encoding glutamate--cysteine ligase produces the protein MTTTSENRYEIPCLASHCLEPLHQLEQRLLGQQATIENWLREQWRKTPAPFYASVDLRNAGFKLAPVDTNLFPAGFNNLNEALIPLAVQAAQETLERLVPGCLRIALIPENHTRNNFYFENLYALQDILTKAGFEVRIGSLLKEIQSPQEMTLKSGNVIKLEPIQRQGDQIKLNDFLPCFILLNNDLSQGIPEILQGIQQIILPNVRLGWHNRLKSNHFYHYEQVTKEFSQLLDLDPWLITPYFFQCRDVDFARHEGEQCMREKTQQLLHATEKKYAQYHIKEKPYVVIKADAGSYGMGVLTIDKAEEIATLNRKKRSDMTVSKGSRPIEKVIIQEGVYTFETWNDAVAEPVVYLLGHYVVGGFYRVHTGRGVSDNLNTPGMQFEPLPFLQACNIPEKKGQQKGKCANRFYVYGIIARLAVLAAAREHAEILKKVE, from the coding sequence ATGACCACAACATCAGAAAATCGATATGAGATTCCGTGTTTAGCATCCCATTGTTTAGAACCGCTTCATCAATTAGAACAACGTTTACTTGGCCAACAAGCGACCATTGAGAATTGGTTGCGTGAGCAATGGCGAAAAACACCTGCACCTTTTTATGCCTCAGTTGATTTACGTAATGCCGGATTTAAATTAGCACCGGTGGATACGAACTTATTTCCAGCAGGATTCAATAATCTAAATGAAGCATTAATTCCGTTGGCGGTACAAGCGGCACAAGAAACATTAGAACGCTTAGTTCCAGGTTGTTTGCGGATCGCGCTCATCCCTGAAAATCATACGCGAAATAATTTTTATTTTGAAAATTTGTATGCATTACAAGATATTTTAACGAAAGCGGGTTTTGAAGTGAGAATCGGTTCTTTATTAAAGGAGATTCAATCTCCTCAAGAAATGACATTAAAATCAGGCAATGTCATCAAGTTGGAGCCGATTCAACGTCAAGGGGATCAAATCAAACTGAATGATTTTTTACCGTGTTTTATCCTGTTAAATAATGATTTATCACAGGGGATTCCTGAAATATTACAAGGTATCCAACAAATTATTTTACCCAATGTTCGTTTAGGGTGGCATAATCGTTTAAAATCAAATCATTTTTATCATTATGAACAAGTGACAAAGGAATTTTCACAATTACTGGATTTAGATCCGTGGTTGATTACCCCTTATTTTTTTCAGTGTCGTGATGTTGATTTTGCGCGGCATGAAGGTGAACAATGTATGCGTGAAAAAACGCAACAACTTTTACACGCGACTGAAAAAAAATATGCGCAATATCACATTAAAGAAAAACCCTATGTGGTTATTAAGGCGGATGCGGGGAGCTATGGAATGGGTGTTTTAACGATTGATAAAGCGGAGGAAATTGCCACGCTTAATCGTAAAAAAAGAAGTGATATGACTGTTTCGAAAGGAAGTCGTCCGATTGAAAAGGTGATTATTCAAGAAGGGGTTTACACCTTTGAAACCTGGAATGATGCGGTTGCAGAACCTGTCGTTTATCTCCTCGGGCACTATGTCGTGGGTGGTTTTTATCGTGTCCATACGGGTCGTGGTGTCAGTGATAATCTGAATACACCGGGGATGCAATTTGAACCATTACCTTTTTTGCAGGCCTGTAACATTCCTGAAAAAAAAGGTCAACAAAAGGGAAAATGTGCCAATCGTTTTTATGTGTATGGTATTATTGCTCGGCTGGCTGTATTAGCAGCAGCCCGCGAGCACGCTGAAATTTTAAAAAAAGTGGAGTAA
- a CDS encoding ankyrin repeat domain-containing protein — MDITIVDEFLKKVFKKTCHLIDNSPSFYTLEFSDPFTICEFEKWADVCKKFLSQYHLRTGATFFSYSKTFHKRCALQLYKLPLEKILEALTALNKDLNLQQAILLNDPKEAINVLLDDGAQVNSKDVTGETPLHRAVKKGDNKIIQLLLKKGALINEVNSNGETALHLIAKTLDLTTLEKLLATPGIDIHAKDNEGNICLYSMAFLGKQEMLEKLYQAGIPIDTVNNYGETPLFSAIYGINPLAVKFFLERGASVNHQSVNGTTPLIAAVLLAAHHSENFSPAMHTILTTLLNVGADPMMRTLAGESALQIADKANNVHVGKLLIDTVLSVDLMTVKPYFQSHELSSYWDISVQKLYYECLEKSLENGMQNHHTASIMPFFSKTQPVYEIDSNKRSADHSMSSYTNL, encoded by the coding sequence ATGGATATCACAATCGTGGATGAATTTTTAAAAAAAGTTTTTAAGAAAACGTGTCATTTAATCGATAATTCCCCTTCATTTTACACGCTTGAATTTTCTGATCCCTTCACAATTTGTGAATTTGAAAAATGGGCCGATGTCTGTAAAAAATTTTTATCTCAATATCACTTAAGAACCGGCGCAACGTTCTTTTCCTATTCCAAAACGTTTCATAAGCGCTGTGCATTACAACTCTACAAATTACCCCTTGAAAAAATTTTAGAAGCGCTGACGGCCTTAAATAAAGATTTAAATTTACAGCAGGCTATTCTTCTGAACGATCCAAAAGAGGCTATCAACGTACTTTTAGATGATGGAGCCCAGGTTAATAGCAAGGATGTAACGGGTGAAACTCCTTTACATCGTGCAGTGAAAAAAGGCGATAACAAAATCATTCAGTTGCTTTTAAAAAAAGGGGCATTGATTAATGAGGTCAATAGTAACGGTGAAACTGCGCTACATCTGATTGCCAAGACCCTTGACCTGACGACACTCGAAAAATTGCTTGCAACACCTGGGATAGATATCCATGCAAAAGATAACGAGGGTAATATCTGTTTGTACTCAATGGCTTTTTTAGGTAAACAGGAGATGTTAGAAAAACTCTATCAAGCAGGCATCCCTATTGACACCGTTAACAATTACGGTGAAACGCCTTTATTTTCCGCGATCTATGGGATTAATCCTTTAGCGGTAAAATTCTTTTTGGAACGAGGCGCTTCTGTTAATCATCAGAGCGTAAACGGTACGACTCCTTTAATTGCCGCCGTTCTATTGGCTGCCCATCATTCTGAAAATTTTTCTCCGGCGATGCATACGATACTAACAACACTTTTAAACGTGGGTGCTGATCCCATGATGAGGACATTGGCCGGTGAGTCGGCTTTACAAATTGCTGATAAAGCCAATAACGTCCATGTCGGTAAACTGTTGATTGATACCGTATTAAGCGTTGATCTGATGACGGTCAAGCCTTATTTTCAGTCACATGAACTTTCTAGTTATTGGGATATTTCAGTTCAAAAGTTGTATTATGAGTGCCTAGAAAAATCTTTAGAGAATGGAATGCAGAATCATCATACGGCCTCTATAATGCCATTTTTTTCTAAAACGCAACCGGTTTATGAGATAGATAGCAATAAAAGGAGTGCGGATCATTCAATGAGCAGTTATACAAACCTATAA
- a CDS encoding APC family permease — protein MTFFQRLGRFLLGKPRNPLNPSTQRNIALVAFLAWVGLGADGLSSSCYGPEEAFIALGPHYSSLGLYISIATILTVFVIALAYNQVITLFPSGGGGYKVSTQLLGPYAGLISGAALIVDYVLTITISVASGIDALLSLLPSSFLNYKLFACAFVIIVLITLNLRGMKESIKVLMPIFLGFVVTHFFLIIYGVMVHKSTLPRVFSDTFTTTFAISQQTGWLFITALLLRAYSLGSGTYTGIEAVSNNVNRLMEPRVRTGKWTMFYMALSLSFTAGGIILLYLLWHAHPVYGQTLNAVVFHHILGDSAWAKALLTLTLLLEAGLLLVGANTGFLAGPSVLANMAIDSWVPNRFRHLSSRLVTQNGIIVFGIAALLILWLSEGRVSWLVILYSMNVFLTFSLSILGLCVYWVTHRKDASSHWLGRFIFSSFAFLVTFCILITTLISKFTFGGWVTVFITSLVIFICLLVKKHYTLVFKKLHTIDLLMTSTPLNASKPPKPLQPKEATAVIMVGKHRGIGLYNLLWVLRMFPNHFKNFIFVTVGIVDVESFSARKELTTMQKNTQTMLDYFITYCHEQGLAAKSYVAYGTDPTEKLTLLSKKIIKEFPNSIFFASKLIFTKDNWITRLLHNETAIMLQRRLHLLGAQLVILPMKID, from the coding sequence ATGACTTTTTTTCAACGTCTTGGTCGTTTTTTGCTCGGTAAACCCCGTAACCCATTAAATCCTTCGACACAACGCAATATTGCTCTAGTCGCTTTTTTAGCGTGGGTGGGTCTGGGTGCCGATGGATTATCGTCTTCGTGTTATGGTCCTGAAGAAGCCTTTATTGCTTTAGGACCTCATTACAGTTCATTGGGTCTTTATATTTCTATTGCAACGATTCTCACCGTTTTTGTTATCGCGCTCGCTTACAATCAAGTTATTACGTTGTTTCCCAGTGGTGGGGGGGGTTATAAAGTTTCTACTCAACTCCTGGGTCCGTATGCTGGACTGATTTCAGGTGCTGCACTTATTGTCGATTATGTCTTAACGATTACAATCTCTGTAGCCAGCGGTATTGATGCCTTATTGAGCTTACTTCCTTCTTCTTTTTTAAATTATAAATTATTCGCTTGCGCGTTTGTTATTATCGTACTGATTACATTAAATTTACGAGGGATGAAAGAATCGATAAAAGTGTTAATGCCTATTTTTTTAGGTTTTGTGGTCACGCACTTTTTTTTAATCATTTATGGTGTTATGGTCCATAAAAGTACATTACCTCGCGTGTTTTCAGATACGTTCACCACCACTTTTGCAATTTCACAACAAACGGGCTGGTTATTTATTACGGCCTTATTGTTACGGGCTTATTCGTTAGGCAGTGGAACTTACACTGGAATTGAAGCCGTTTCTAACAATGTGAATCGACTCATGGAGCCCCGGGTACGCACCGGAAAATGGACCATGTTTTATATGGCACTTTCCTTAAGTTTTACCGCCGGCGGGATCATTTTACTTTATTTATTATGGCATGCACATCCTGTCTACGGTCAAACCTTAAATGCCGTTGTGTTTCATCACATTTTAGGGGATTCTGCATGGGCGAAAGCCCTCTTAACCCTCACTTTATTGCTTGAAGCCGGCTTACTACTTGTCGGCGCTAATACCGGTTTTTTAGCCGGCCCCAGTGTATTAGCCAATATGGCCATCGACAGTTGGGTACCCAATCGTTTTCGTCATCTATCCAGTCGTTTAGTGACACAAAATGGAATCATTGTATTTGGCATTGCCGCACTCTTGATCCTTTGGTTGAGTGAAGGGCGTGTTTCCTGGCTCGTTATTCTCTATAGCATGAATGTATTTTTAACCTTTTCGCTTTCTATTCTGGGTCTGTGCGTTTATTGGGTCACGCATCGAAAGGATGCTTCTTCCCATTGGTTAGGTCGATTCATTTTTTCATCCTTTGCCTTTTTAGTCACCTTTTGTATCTTGATAACGACACTGATATCAAAATTCACGTTTGGCGGCTGGGTCACCGTCTTCATTACCAGTTTAGTCATTTTCATTTGCCTATTGGTCAAAAAACATTACACGCTGGTTTTCAAAAAATTACATACGATTGATCTCCTGATGACAAGCACACCGTTAAACGCTTCTAAGCCTCCCAAACCACTGCAACCGAAAGAAGCGACCGCTGTCATTATGGTCGGGAAACATCGAGGCATTGGTCTGTACAATCTATTATGGGTACTCCGTATGTTTCCGAATCATTTTAAAAATTTTATATTTGTTACCGTTGGTATCGTTGATGTGGAAAGTTTTAGTGCTCGAAAAGAATTGACAACGATGCAAAAAAATACACAGACAATGCTCGATTATTTTATCACCTACTGTCATGAACAAGGCTTAGCGGCAAAAAGTTATGTGGCTTATGGCACTGATCCGACCGAAAAATTAACCCTGCTTTCTAAAAAAATCATAAAAGAATTTCCAAATTCGATTTTTTTCGCGAGTAAGCTTATTTTCACGAAAGATAATTGGATAACCCGTTTACTGCATAACGAAACAGCCATCATGTTACAACGGCGCTTACATTTACTCGGTGCGCAACTTGTTATTTTACCGATGAAAATAGACTGA
- a CDS encoding DUF721 domain-containing protein: protein MTKKLSREKRLVTILQDDSESLLAFIQAKVVQLNRLNQIWHTEMGSLGEHTRIANFREGHLIIECASAAWATQLRYRLPTITEQLIHYDALRDLKQIEWNIQPHFHPIHSISRSAPPPLSSSSAQLIKNAAQHIKIKSLQHALLRIARHETSTKK, encoded by the coding sequence ATGACTAAAAAACTATCGCGAGAAAAAAGGCTGGTCACTATCTTGCAGGATGATTCGGAAAGCTTATTGGCGTTTATTCAAGCCAAAGTTGTTCAATTAAACCGACTCAATCAAATTTGGCACACTGAAATGGGTTCTCTTGGTGAGCATACTCGGATCGCTAATTTTCGCGAAGGTCATTTAATTATTGAATGCGCGAGTGCGGCCTGGGCGACACAATTGCGCTATCGGCTCCCGACTATCACTGAACAATTAATTCATTACGACGCGTTGCGTGATTTGAAACAGATTGAATGGAACATCCAACCTCACTTTCATCCTATCCATTCAATTTCACGCTCAGCGCCACCTCCCTTATCATCCAGTAGTGCTCAACTCATTAAAAATGCTGCGCAACATATAAAAATTAAATCATTGCAACACGCCTTATTACGCATTGCACGACATGAAACCTCTACCAAAAAGTGA
- the ycaC gene encoding isochorismate family cysteine hydrolase YcaC, protein MHESMLFAQKQAGDNRLSKDNAALLFIDHQTGLFQLVRDYHYDEFKNNVLALAAIGTLFHLPTILTTSFESGPNGPLIPELKHTFPKAPFIPRPGQINAWDNEDFVKAVKATGRKKLIIAGIVTDVCVVFPAISALSEGYDVYVVVDASGTFNLATRHAALSRMAQCGAVLTNWFSIGSELQRDWRDKGEGLTQLLKDHLVPYANLICSHEVSHDAEQET, encoded by the coding sequence ATGCACGAATCAATGCTTTTTGCCCAAAAACAAGCGGGTGATAATCGTTTATCGAAGGACAATGCGGCATTATTATTTATCGATCATCAAACGGGTTTATTTCAGTTGGTGAGGGATTATCACTACGATGAATTTAAGAATAATGTTTTGGCATTGGCCGCTATCGGCACGCTTTTTCATTTACCGACTATTTTAACAACAAGTTTTGAATCAGGTCCAAATGGTCCACTTATTCCTGAATTAAAGCATACGTTTCCTAAAGCGCCGTTTATTCCACGACCCGGTCAAATTAACGCGTGGGATAATGAGGATTTTGTGAAGGCTGTCAAAGCAACGGGACGCAAAAAATTAATTATTGCGGGAATCGTCACTGATGTTTGCGTTGTATTTCCGGCGATATCGGCTTTAAGTGAGGGTTATGATGTCTACGTCGTTGTAGATGCCTCAGGGACATTCAATCTTGCGACGCGCCATGCAGCGCTGAGTCGTATGGCGCAATGCGGAGCGGTTTTAACGAATTGGTTTTCAATTGGTTCTGAGTTACAACGCGATTGGCGCGATAAAGGCGAAGGATTGACGCAATTACTGAAGGATCATTTAGTGCCTTATGCAAATCTTATTTGTAGTCATGAGGTCTCTCATGATGCTGAGCAAGAAACGTGA
- the era gene encoding GTPase Era: protein MKNLKTHCGKIAIIGRPNVGKSTLLNKILGEKLTITSSKPQTTRDQILGIKTDLHTQFIYKDTPGILQNAGRRLSRTFTRSAIQALIDVDLIGFVIEADRWTNEEAAILERIKPLKRPVILIINKVDKINDKHRLLPFLKCCYQKMSFLAIVPISALKGQNIDELEKVIAKALPHAAFIYPPDQLTDRSQRFLVGEFIREKLMRYLHQEIPYGLTVSIEQFIEEKKIIKISALIWAEHSRQKAIIIGKKGELLKKIASEARKDIEAFLHKKIYLDVWIKIKTRKPNEEGNLKRV from the coding sequence ATGAAAAATTTAAAAACGCATTGCGGTAAAATTGCAATTATTGGTCGACCGAATGTCGGTAAATCGACATTACTGAATAAAATTTTAGGTGAAAAATTAACCATTACATCGTCTAAACCTCAAACAACACGCGATCAAATTTTAGGGATTAAAACCGATTTACACACGCAGTTTATTTATAAAGATACGCCTGGTATTCTTCAAAACGCAGGGCGCCGGTTGAGCCGTACATTCACGCGGTCAGCCATTCAGGCGTTAATTGACGTCGATCTCATTGGTTTTGTTATCGAAGCGGATCGTTGGACAAACGAAGAAGCGGCGATTTTAGAACGAATAAAACCATTAAAACGTCCTGTGATATTGATTATTAATAAAGTCGATAAAATAAATGATAAGCACCGTTTACTTCCTTTTTTAAAATGCTGTTATCAAAAAATGTCTTTTTTAGCCATTGTGCCTATTTCAGCACTAAAAGGACAAAATATCGATGAATTAGAAAAAGTTATTGCAAAAGCATTACCCCACGCAGCGTTTATTTACCCCCCCGATCAATTGACGGATCGGAGTCAACGCTTTTTAGTCGGAGAATTTATTCGAGAAAAATTGATGCGTTATTTACATCAAGAAATCCCTTATGGATTAACCGTGAGTATTGAACAATTCATCGAGGAGAAAAAAATCATTAAAATTTCTGCGCTTATTTGGGCAGAACATTCACGCCAAAAAGCGATTATTATCGGTAAAAAAGGCGAATTGCTCAAAAAAATAGCGTCTGAAGCAAGAAAAGATATCGAAGCGTTTTTGCATAAAAAAATTTATTTGGACGTATGGATCAAGATTAAAACAAGAAAGCCGAATGAAGAAGGAAATTTAAAACGCGTTTAA
- the rnc gene encoding ribonuclease III, which translates to MKSEIESLCEKLNYQFKNPELLEDALSHRSFRGNKNNERLEYLGDAVLNFVIAAALFRQNIKAREGELSRLRANLVRGETLTDLAQGFELGKYLRLGAGELKTGGAQRKSILADGMEAVVGAIYLDGGFQACETCILRWYANRLENIEMIPDLKDPKTQLQEYLQAKKLALPVYTILALEGPAHQQSFKVECQIQGLPHKAIGLGSSRRRAEQKAAEKILEELAITVKEN; encoded by the coding sequence GTGAAATCCGAAATAGAAAGTTTATGTGAAAAGTTAAATTATCAATTTAAAAATCCTGAATTATTGGAAGATGCGCTGAGCCATCGTAGCTTTCGTGGCAATAAAAATAATGAACGATTAGAATATTTGGGCGATGCGGTATTAAACTTTGTGATTGCGGCCGCATTATTTCGCCAAAATATTAAAGCACGTGAAGGTGAATTAAGTCGTCTCCGTGCTAATTTAGTCCGTGGCGAAACGTTGACCGATCTTGCTCAAGGATTTGAGTTAGGGAAATATTTACGTCTCGGTGCGGGAGAGTTAAAAACGGGAGGTGCCCAACGGAAATCTATTTTAGCTGATGGCATGGAAGCGGTTGTGGGGGCTATTTACCTTGATGGGGGTTTTCAAGCCTGTGAAACCTGCATTTTACGCTGGTATGCGAATCGTTTAGAAAATATCGAAATGATTCCTGATCTGAAAGATCCTAAAACGCAATTGCAAGAATATTTACAAGCCAAAAAATTAGCATTACCCGTCTACACAATTCTTGCTTTAGAAGGACCCGCTCATCAGCAATCGTTTAAAGTGGAGTGTCAAATTCAGGGTTTACCCCATAAAGCAATAGGATTAGGAAGTAGTCGACGTCGTGCTGAACAAAAAGCCGCAGAAAAAATTTTAGAAGAATTAGCGATAACCGTTAAAGAGAACTAA
- the lepB gene encoding signal peptidase I, whose translation MNLNFEFFLTLVVIITGVITLADLLIFAPRRKRKKITHPSIVIEYARSFFPVLFFVLLIRSFLAEPFRIPSGSEKPDLLIGDFIVANKFIYGIRLPVTHKKMISVSEPKRGDIIVFLWPKDTSTYFIKRVIGVPGDVITYKNKVLTINGQQASQQLLGETMDSDGRHEKWPVLLKRENLLGIQHDIYLRPDQFATDFSVVVPQGNYFVMGDNRDNSLDSRYWGFVPEKDLIGKAMWVFFSWDNEHHRVRWDRLGLRIH comes from the coding sequence ATGAATTTAAATTTTGAATTTTTTTTAACGCTGGTGGTTATTATTACCGGTGTGATTACTCTCGCAGACCTATTGATTTTTGCGCCACGTCGGAAGCGAAAAAAAATAACGCATCCGTCGATAGTCATCGAGTATGCCCGCTCTTTTTTCCCTGTTTTATTCTTCGTATTACTTATACGTTCTTTTTTAGCGGAGCCTTTTCGAATCCCTTCAGGGTCAGAAAAACCCGATTTGTTAATTGGGGATTTTATAGTGGCCAATAAGTTTATTTATGGTATCCGTTTACCCGTAACGCATAAAAAAATGATTTCGGTCAGTGAACCCAAACGGGGTGATATTATTGTATTTTTATGGCCGAAAGATACCTCCACGTATTTCATTAAACGCGTGATAGGCGTACCCGGTGATGTGATTACCTATAAAAATAAGGTATTAACGATCAATGGCCAGCAGGCGTCACAACAGTTATTAGGGGAAACAATGGATAGCGATGGCAGGCATGAAAAATGGCCCGTTTTATTAAAACGTGAAAATTTACTCGGCATTCAACACGATATTTATTTACGCCCGGATCAATTCGCAACAGATTTTTCAGTCGTTGTACCCCAAGGAAATTATTTCGTCATGGGCGATAATCGAGATAATAGCTTAGATAGTCGTTATTGGGGTTTTGTTCCTGAAAAAGATCTCATTGGGAAGGCCATGTGGGTATTTTTTAGTTGGGATAACGAGCATCATCGTGTTCGTTGGGATCGATTGGGTTTACGAATCCATTAG
- the lepA gene encoding translation elongation factor 4 → MKNIRNFSIIAHIDHGKSTVADRLIQVCGGLTAREMSAQVLDSMELERERGITIKAQSVTLYYTAQDGQRYQLNFIDTPGHVDFSYEVSRSLAACEGALLVVDAAQGVEAQTVAVCYTAIEQGLEVLPVINKIDLPQATPENVIQEIEEIIGIPAQDAVRVSAKKGTGIVELLEKLIRVIPPPQGDRQQPLQALIIDSWFDSYLGIVSLVRIKNGCLKVGDKIQVMSTGKHYNVDQCGIFTPKRHAMDTLCAGEVGFVIAGVKDIHGAPVGDTLTHLSTSAVVPLPGFKRVHPQVFAGLFPVNTEEFSDFRDALEKLSLNDSSLFYEPETSEALGFGFRCGFLGLLHMEIVQERLEREYDLDLITTAPTVVYEIVTSKGEIAHIDNPAELPPAHFIQVMREPIVLANILVPQTYLGAVITLCNERRGVQTKLLYTGKQVSIAYELPMSEVVLDFFDRLKSLSRGYASLDYHFIRFQEADLVKLDILINGDKVDALALVVHRSQSQYRGRQLVARLKDLIPRQMFEVALQAAIGNHIIARETVKALRKNVIAKCYGGDVSRKKKLLEKQKAGKKRMKQVGRIEIPQQAFLAVLQLDKK, encoded by the coding sequence ATGAAAAACATTCGGAATTTTTCCATTATCGCGCATATTGATCATGGAAAATCAACAGTGGCAGATCGATTAATCCAAGTTTGCGGAGGCTTAACAGCGCGAGAAATGTCCGCGCAAGTATTAGACTCGATGGAACTTGAACGCGAACGTGGTATTACGATCAAAGCACAAAGCGTTACGTTGTATTACACCGCACAAGATGGGCAACGGTATCAGTTAAATTTTATTGATACGCCGGGCCATGTGGATTTTTCGTATGAAGTATCGCGATCGTTAGCGGCGTGTGAGGGGGCATTATTAGTCGTTGATGCTGCTCAAGGCGTTGAAGCGCAAACCGTTGCGGTGTGTTATACAGCGATTGAACAGGGGTTAGAAGTATTACCGGTCATCAATAAAATCGATTTACCACAAGCCACACCGGAAAATGTTATCCAAGAAATTGAAGAGATCATTGGTATACCGGCTCAAGATGCCGTGAGAGTCAGTGCAAAAAAAGGCACTGGAATCGTAGAATTACTTGAAAAATTGATTCGTGTTATTCCTCCACCCCAAGGGGATAGACAGCAACCTTTACAAGCGTTAATTATTGATTCTTGGTTTGATTCCTATTTGGGTATTGTTTCTTTAGTACGCATAAAAAATGGCTGTTTAAAAGTGGGTGATAAAATTCAAGTGATGTCCACCGGGAAGCATTATAACGTGGATCAATGCGGCATTTTCACACCGAAACGACACGCGATGGACACATTGTGTGCCGGTGAGGTTGGTTTTGTCATCGCAGGTGTTAAAGATATCCATGGCGCACCCGTTGGAGATACCTTAACTCACCTCTCAACGTCTGCCGTTGTCCCTTTACCGGGTTTTAAGCGTGTTCATCCCCAAGTATTTGCGGGCTTATTTCCCGTTAACACCGAAGAATTTAGTGATTTTCGCGATGCGTTAGAAAAGCTGAGTCTCAATGATTCGTCACTTTTTTACGAACCAGAAACCTCCGAAGCATTAGGATTTGGTTTTCGTTGCGGTTTTTTAGGCTTGTTGCATATGGAGATCGTACAAGAACGTTTAGAACGAGAATACGATTTAGATCTCATCACAACCGCACCAACGGTTGTTTATGAAATCGTAACGTCGAAAGGAGAAATCGCTCATATTGATAATCCAGCCGAGCTGCCGCCAGCCCATTTTATTCAGGTGATGCGAGAGCCCATTGTTTTAGCCAATATACTGGTGCCGCAAACTTATTTAGGGGCTGTAATTACATTGTGTAATGAACGACGAGGGGTACAAACGAAATTACTTTATACGGGTAAACAGGTTTCTATCGCGTATGAATTACCGATGAGCGAGGTAGTTTTAGACTTTTTTGATCGTTTAAAATCGTTAAGTCGAGGCTATGCTTCACTTGACTATCATTTTATTCGTTTTCAAGAAGCGGACTTAGTCAAGTTGGATATTCTCATTAATGGTGATAAAGTCGATGCGCTGGCTTTGGTCGTCCACCGTAGTCAATCACAATACCGAGGCCGACAATTAGTGGCAAGACTGAAAGATCTTATTCCACGACAAATGTTTGAAGTTGCTTTGCAAGCCGCAATAGGCAACCATATTATCGCAAGGGAAACCGTGAAGGCCTTGCGTAAAAATGTGATTGCTAAATGTTATGGTGGTGATGTTTCACGTAAGAAAAAATTATTGGAAAAACAAAAAGCCGGTAAAAAACGCATGAAACAAGTGGGTCGTATCGAGATCCCTCAGCAAGCCTTTTTAGCCGTATTACAACTGGATAAAAAATAA
- a CDS encoding alpha/beta hydrolase, with the protein MENPKSLDYLEFNPIQSPSASIICLHGLGASGHDSANMARAVALSTGFRFVFPHAPVRPISLNGGVKMPAWYDIHGLTFGSPEDEMGIREAAHSLFELIEKEVGRGIPAHRIVLAGFSQGGAMALYTALRFPRALAGILALSTYLPLHHFLEKEASEANRSTPIFMAHGDEDNIVAPALGEFSYNCLKKLAYPVQFNRYPIGHSVCPQEIMDITQWLQQRLQK; encoded by the coding sequence ATGGAAAACCCAAAGTCGTTAGATTACTTAGAATTCAACCCGATCCAATCTCCATCAGCCAGTATTATCTGTTTGCATGGATTAGGTGCAAGTGGTCATGATTCCGCCAACATGGCACGAGCGGTTGCATTAAGTACAGGTTTCCGCTTTGTTTTTCCACATGCACCCGTAAGGCCGATTAGTTTAAATGGGGGTGTGAAAATGCCTGCCTGGTATGATATCCATGGATTGACATTTGGTTCGCCTGAAGATGAAATGGGTATTCGGGAAGCGGCACATAGTTTATTTGAGTTAATAGAAAAAGAAGTGGGAAGAGGAATACCGGCGCATCGGATTGTTTTAGCGGGGTTTTCACAGGGAGGCGCGATGGCGTTGTATACCGCATTACGTTTCCCACGCGCATTGGCAGGAATTTTGGCGTTATCAACGTATTTGCCCCTACATCATTTTTTAGAAAAAGAAGCCAGTGAAGCGAATCGTTCAACCCCTATTTTTATGGCACATGGCGACGAAGATAATATTGTTGCGCCCGCATTAGGTGAGTTTTCTTATAACTGTTTAAAAAAATTAGCGTATCCGGTCCAGTTTAATCGCTACCCTATCGGCCACAGCGTTTGTCCACAAGAAATTATGGATATTACGCAATGGTTACAACAACGGTTACAGAAATAA
- the lptM gene encoding LPS translocon maturation chaperone LptM has translation MQTKIGCSLLYLSVLFFLTGCGQMGPLYLPHQKSSVPPFMQSVI, from the coding sequence ATGCAAACAAAAATTGGCTGTTCTCTTCTTTATTTAAGCGTTTTATTTTTTTTAACGGGATGTGGACAAATGGGCCCTTTATATCTCCCGCATCAAAAATCTTCCGTTCCTCCTTTTATGCAATCTGTCATCTAA